Proteins co-encoded in one Nostoc sp. C052 genomic window:
- a CDS encoding non-ribosomal peptide synthetase: MKNSTESSQQDLSLPKIEVDQLLLEWHQNPAVYVNDICIHQLFEYQVEKTPEQIAVIFEDKQVSYQELNQRANQLAHYLQTLNVQPEVLVGICLERSLEMIVGLLAILKAGGAYVPLDPAYPSERLALMLEDSQLSILLTQQNLLSKLPEHQAHIVCLDSDREAITQHNQENLISLVTDKNLSYVIYTSGSTGKPKGVAIEHHSTVALLHWAREVFTTEDLAGVLAATSICFDLSVFEIFVPLSWGGKVILAENALYLPTLLAAQEVTLINTVPSAIAELLRIQGIPASVRTVNLAGEPLQNRLVQQIYALDNIQKVFNLYGPTEDTTYSTFALVKKGDSIVTIGRAIANTYCLLLDEQMQIVPTGVSGELYIGGEGLARGYLNRPELTDQRFIPSPFISEPGGDTKQIVKKQRLYKTGDLARYLPDGNIEYIGRIDQQVKIRGFRIELGEIETALWQHPDVQEVVVIAKEFSPGDQRLVAYVVLKPESSDMNVGNLRRFLKQKLPDYMIPSRFVQLSALPLTANGKVDRKALPAPVQTLNANENFVAPRTPIEERVAEIWSNVLGIKNIGVHDNFLVLGGHSLLAFQILCRIRNIFQIELPMRHFFEAPTISEIADSIRQAQQEDIGCSVVPIQSIVRDGNLPLSFGQERLWFLNQLVPNHAFYNVPEAFHLRGVLNATILEQSLNEIINRHEILRTTYSSLNGQPIQVIHSTFPIKLLVVNLQGLSPDDQKSQVRQIILEEAQRPFDLIQGPLLRTTLLQLSSEEHIFLLNLHHILCDDWSLNLLFEELSILYQAFSTGNPSPLPDLAIQYADFAAWQRQWLQGEILDNKLAYWQQHLSGSLPILELPTDYSRPSEPTYQGARQSVVIPKSLTDALNVLSRQEGTTLFMTLLAAFQTLLFRYTGQEDILVAAPISNRHRSELEGLIGFLLNTLVLRTNLSGSPSFRQLLGRVREVALSGYTHQDLPFEKLVDALQIKRDFNQNPLISVMFNLQNTPTPKLTVPGLTMNRLGIDNGTSKFDLYLELRETAAELSGNLEYNTDLFKAETIALMVENFSTLLQSIVSNPDQIISNLPLLTFPSDGQTKRVCNGNIDIRSLPKPEMGRSDLEAAFVAPRTQIEEQMAKIWSRVLAIEEVGIHDNFFELGGNSLLASQLIFFVRETFQVDLPLKSLFEKSSIEALAQVIETVRRDGVSALTSTIDLKSEVVLDPAIDAQGRSVAQVNELRHIFLTGATGFLGAFLLDELLHQTQAEIYCLVRSKNEHEGLKKIQQNLEKYSLHHPNFSSHVFAIPGDLEQPYLGLPSEQFEKLALQIDAIYHSAAQVNFAKPYSVIKESNVLGTQEVLRLACMGKIKPMHYISTIAVFGAISHFTGQTVVYEDDNIESCKDYVALDLGYAQTKWVAENLVWVAKSRGIPVSIYRTGFLMGHSSTGVAHTKDAYVPRIIKGCIQLGSYPELIDQKEELLPVDYAARAIVHLSKKQESLGKAFHIVPPPDQNIGLIELFEFICSYGYQLKKLPYTQWKNELIANFRHSQENVLHPLLPMMSEKVYQNSLTIMELYQNTVDYDYQNTLNGLADSAIVCPQMDVKLLDKYLSYFVSSGFLNSPPLKQE, translated from the coding sequence ATGAAAAATTCTACTGAAAGTTCTCAACAAGACCTCAGTTTACCCAAGATAGAAGTAGACCAGCTGCTTCTGGAATGGCATCAAAATCCAGCAGTTTATGTAAATGATATATGTATCCATCAGTTGTTTGAATATCAAGTAGAAAAAACACCTGAGCAAATTGCGGTCATTTTTGAAGACAAACAAGTTTCCTATCAAGAACTTAACCAGCGAGCTAATCAACTAGCGCACTATCTACAAACCCTGAATGTCCAACCAGAGGTTTTAGTTGGTATTTGCCTAGAGCGATCGCTGGAAATGATTGTTGGACTATTAGCCATCCTCAAAGCAGGCGGAGCTTATGTCCCCTTAGATCCAGCCTATCCCTCAGAGCGCCTAGCTTTAATGCTAGAGGACTCACAGTTATCGATACTACTGACACAACAAAATTTGCTTTCAAAGCTTCCAGAGCATCAGGCCCATATAGTTTGTCTGGATAGTGATAGGGAGGCAATTACTCAACACAACCAGGAGAATCTGATCAGCCTAGTTACAGATAAAAACCTGTCTTATGTCATTTACACCTCTGGTTCGACTGGTAAACCGAAAGGGGTTGCTATTGAACATCACAGCACAGTCGCTCTGTTGCATTGGGCAAGAGAAGTTTTTACAACAGAGGATCTAGCTGGAGTGCTGGCCGCAACATCTATTTGCTTCGATCTCTCAGTTTTTGAAATATTTGTTCCCCTCAGTTGGGGTGGTAAGGTGATTTTGGCAGAAAATGCCTTGTATTTACCTACCTTACTTGCCGCTCAAGAAGTCACTCTAATCAATACAGTACCATCTGCGATCGCAGAGTTACTGAGAATTCAAGGTATACCCGCTTCTGTTCGCACAGTTAACTTAGCAGGTGAACCTCTGCAAAATCGTTTGGTGCAGCAGATATATGCGTTGGACAATATTCAAAAAGTCTTTAATCTATACGGCCCTACGGAAGATACAACCTATTCCACATTTGCCTTGGTGAAGAAAGGTGACAGTATTGTAACCATAGGTCGTGCGATCGCCAACACATACTGTCTTCTGTTGGACGAACAAATGCAGATAGTACCCACAGGTGTTTCTGGAGAACTATACATTGGCGGCGAGGGACTAGCCAGAGGCTATCTCAACCGTCCAGAACTGACAGATCAACGATTTATCCCCAGCCCATTCATTAGTGAGCCTGGTGGAGACACCAAGCAAATAGTTAAAAAACAACGCCTCTACAAAACAGGCGACTTAGCTCGTTACTTACCAGACGGCAACATTGAGTATATTGGGCGCATTGACCAACAAGTAAAGATTCGCGGCTTTCGTATTGAGCTAGGAGAAATTGAAACTGCACTGTGGCAACATCCTGATGTGCAAGAAGTTGTAGTGATTGCTAAAGAATTTTCCCCTGGCGACCAACGCCTAGTAGCTTACGTAGTTCTCAAGCCCGAATCATCAGACATGAATGTTGGTAATTTACGCCGTTTTCTCAAACAGAAATTGCCTGACTACATGATCCCTTCTCGCTTTGTGCAATTGAGTGCTTTACCCTTAACAGCTAATGGAAAAGTCGATCGTAAGGCGCTCCCAGCACCCGTTCAAACTTTGAATGCAAATGAGAATTTTGTTGCTCCTCGCACTCCTATTGAGGAACGAGTAGCAGAAATTTGGTCTAATGTATTGGGTATAAAAAACATTGGCGTTCATGACAATTTCTTAGTGTTGGGAGGACATTCCTTACTAGCTTTTCAGATCCTCTGTCGTATCCGCAATATCTTTCAAATTGAGTTACCAATGCGGCATTTCTTTGAAGCACCCACCATCTCTGAAATCGCTGACAGCATTAGACAAGCACAACAGGAAGACATAGGATGTTCTGTAGTACCAATACAATCCATTGTGCGCGATGGTAATTTACCGCTTTCCTTTGGGCAAGAACGGTTGTGGTTTCTTAATCAGTTAGTACCCAATCATGCTTTTTACAATGTTCCCGAAGCCTTTCACCTCAGAGGTGTACTCAACGCCACAATATTAGAACAGAGTTTGAATGAAATTATCAACCGCCATGAAATCCTCCGAACTACCTATTCCAGTTTGAACGGACAACCCATACAGGTCATCCACTCAACTTTTCCCATCAAACTCTTAGTTGTGAATCTCCAAGGGCTGTCTCCAGACGATCAGAAATCTCAAGTCCGCCAGATTATCCTTGAAGAAGCCCAACGTCCTTTCGATTTAATTCAAGGGCCATTACTGCGAACAACATTACTGCAATTGAGTTCAGAGGAACATATATTCCTCCTCAACCTGCACCATATTCTTTGTGATGATTGGTCTTTAAATCTTTTGTTCGAGGAACTGTCAATCCTCTATCAAGCTTTCTCCACTGGCAATCCTTCGCCCCTCCCTGACTTAGCTATTCAATATGCTGACTTTGCAGCTTGGCAACGCCAGTGGCTGCAAGGTGAAATTTTAGATAATAAGCTTGCTTATTGGCAGCAACATTTAAGCGGCAGTCTACCTATATTAGAATTGCCCACCGATTATTCACGACCATCAGAACCAACATATCAGGGGGCGCGTCAATCGGTCGTTATCCCCAAATCCTTAACAGATGCCCTCAATGTTCTCTCGCGCCAAGAAGGTACTACCTTGTTTATGACCTTGTTGGCAGCATTTCAGACACTCCTATTTCGCTACACAGGGCAAGAAGATATTTTAGTAGCTGCTCCAATTAGCAACCGCCACCGTTCTGAATTAGAAGGACTAATTGGGTTTTTGCTCAATACTTTGGTATTGCGAACCAACTTGTCCGGCTCCCCAAGTTTTCGGCAGTTGTTAGGTCGAGTCCGGGAAGTAGCTTTATCGGGTTATACTCACCAAGACTTACCATTTGAGAAGCTAGTTGATGCTCTACAGATCAAACGGGACTTCAACCAAAATCCACTGATTTCAGTGATGTTTAATCTTCAGAATACCCCAACGCCTAAGCTGACTGTTCCCGGATTGACAATGAACCGTCTAGGAATTGATAACGGGACATCCAAGTTCGATCTATACCTCGAACTGCGCGAGACAGCAGCAGAGCTATCGGGCAACTTGGAATATAATACTGACCTATTTAAAGCTGAGACGATCGCTCTGATGGTGGAAAATTTTTCTACTCTATTACAGAGTATTGTCTCTAACCCAGACCAGATAATTTCCAACTTACCCCTGTTAACATTCCCTAGCGATGGGCAAACTAAGCGAGTATGTAACGGCAATATAGATATTCGCAGTCTACCAAAGCCTGAAATGGGTAGAAGCGATTTGGAAGCAGCATTTGTCGCACCTCGTACTCAGATTGAGGAACAAATGGCTAAAATTTGGAGTAGAGTTCTAGCGATTGAAGAAGTTGGGATTCACGATAATTTCTTTGAGCTTGGCGGTAATTCGCTACTAGCATCTCAGTTGATTTTTTTTGTGAGAGAAACCTTTCAAGTAGATTTACCTCTAAAAAGCTTGTTTGAAAAATCCTCTATAGAAGCACTGGCTCAAGTAATAGAGACAGTGCGTCGAGATGGCGTTTCTGCTTTAACCAGTACCATCGATCTAAAATCTGAGGTAGTACTCGATCCTGCCATTGATGCTCAAGGAAGGTCTGTTGCTCAGGTCAATGAATTGCGTCATATTTTTCTCACAGGAGCTACAGGCTTTTTGGGGGCTTTTTTACTTGATGAACTGCTACATCAAACTCAAGCAGAAATATACTGCCTGGTGCGTTCCAAAAACGAGCATGAAGGGTTAAAAAAGATTCAACAAAACCTAGAAAAATATTCCCTTCATCACCCAAATTTTAGCTCTCATGTGTTTGCGATTCCGGGAGACTTAGAACAGCCATACTTGGGTCTTCCTAGCGAACAGTTCGAAAAACTGGCTCTGCAAATTGATGCTATTTATCACAGTGCTGCCCAAGTCAATTTTGCTAAACCATACTCTGTAATCAAGGAATCCAATGTTCTCGGAACTCAAGAAGTTCTCAGATTAGCTTGTATGGGCAAAATTAAACCAATGCATTACATTTCTACCATTGCTGTTTTTGGTGCAATCAGCCATTTTACAGGACAAACAGTAGTTTATGAAGATGACAACATCGAGTCTTGTAAAGACTATGTTGCTCTGGATCTTGGCTATGCTCAAACCAAATGGGTAGCCGAAAATCTTGTATGGGTTGCCAAGTCTAGGGGAATACCTGTTAGCATCTACAGAACAGGATTTCTCATGGGACATAGCAGTACAGGTGTTGCTCATACAAAAGATGCTTATGTGCCGAGAATTATTAAAGGATGCATACAGCTTGGTAGTTATCCAGAACTTATAGATCAAAAAGAAGAATTGCTTCCTGTAGATTATGCAGCTAGAGCAATTGTCCATTTATCTAAAAAGCAAGAATCTCTAGGAAAAGCTTTCCATATAGTACCCCCACCAGACCAAAATATTGGACTCATCGAGCTTTTTGAGTTTATTTGTTCTTATGGTTATCAACTCAAGAAGTTACCATATACTCAGTGGAAAAATGAGCTAATTGCAAATTTCAGGCACTCTCAGGAAAATGTTTTACATCCGCTTTTACCGATGATGTCTGAAAAAGTCTATCAAAATTCTTTGACAATCATGGAGTTGTATCAAAATACAGTTGATTATGACTATCAGAATACCCTCAATGGATTGGCAGATTCGGCAATTGTTTGTCCACAAATGGATGTTAAACTCCTAGATAAATACTTATCATATTTCGTTAGTAGTGGTTTCTTAAATTCACCACCTTTAAAACAGGAGTAA
- a CDS encoding AAA family ATPase — protein MATMNCIPIIPGYQINSQLYAGSRTNVYRAIRQSDQLPVVIKLLTLEYPSFNELLQFRHQYTISKNLNIAGIIHPLSLETYGNSYILVMADNGEISLREYINNSSLSLVEVLNIAIQLVRIIHDLHESRIIHKDIKPANILIHPQTKQIRLIDFSIASLLPKETQEIKSPNVLEGTLSYISPEQTGRMNRGIDYRSDYYSLGVTLYEIFTGKLPFNCDDPMELVHCHLAKMPSQLEGRSKEIPKVLWNIVMKLMAKNAEDRYQNALGLKHDLELCLTQIQNTGEIRDFEIGQWDVCAGFLIPEKLYGREAEVASLLQAFERVANGTSEMMLVAGFSGIGKTAVVNEVHKPITRQQGYFIKGKFDQFNRNIPLSAFVQALRDLMAQLLSESDAQLVQWRNQILQVIGDNGQVLIEVIPELEQVIGKQPPAPELSGTAVQNLFNLLFQKFIAVFTTREHPLVMFLDDLQWADLASLQLIKLLTENQKYLLLLGAYRDNEVSAVHPFMLKIEELKKTGKTINTITLAPLDLSDTNQLVSDTLHCTTQISRPLTELINRKTKGNPFFITQFLKALYEDKQIKFNHEQGYWECDFAQVNALSVTDDVVEFMATQLQKLPQQTQNILKLAACIGNYFDLTTLAIVSQQSPQKVADALWKALQEGLILPQSQVYKFYLSHEQEANTNNIEKVVYRFLHDRVQQAAYCLIPEDQKQATHLAIGQLLHANTPATQLDNIFEIVNHLNIGIDLITQLDKKLELAQLNLLAGRKAKAAIAYNAAVKYCTQGIDLLPFDAWTEHYRLTLNLHNERLEAACLNRDFEKLAGWGNVVLQSASSLLDTIKVYETRMTAFRSQGQFAKVIETGLQVLKLLGVEFPEQPMMADISAAVQQTRQLWMGRAPLSLLDLPAMSDPHQLAAMQIMTTLVSSAYIAKPTLLPLLTSKQVEMAIQFGNSSIAIFSYADYGVTLCGLIGDIDAGYEFGRLSLKLLEQHQINAFKSRAYFIVNSFIRHWKEPLNHSIPYLLEAYQSGLETGDWVCVALNLVSYSQCSYWSGRELNDLAQEMEIHQQVISQVKQEATIKYYECYQQAILNLLGEAEVPYCLQGKVFNAAQILPSFQAASNRTGLFYLHLNQAVLCCLFGEYQAASEQAALAEQYSNAVTGYFVVVVRVFYDALIHLARYTDVNAQEQSAILERINTHQEKLQIWATHAPFNHQHRWQLVAAERYRVLGQFTEAMEHYDLAIAQAKTHGYLQDEALSNELAAKFYLSWGKQKVAAGYMQEAYYCYARWGAKAKTEDLENRYPDLLRVILQQRVQSLQMLETISSSVSRPLSVHNSTHLGRSSSTDISSFDFAAILKASQAISGTIQLDELLHRLTQIILQHSGGERCALILPNTQGKWLVRAIATPENTELCAEPLEGNPNLPIKLIQYVKNTEEIVMIDELKTNLPVIDEYLIQRQPKSLLCLPILNQGRLIGILYLKNRSTSSVFTSDRILILNFLCTQAAISLENARLYEDAQIYTQKLEQSLEQLRLSEARFQKLADNVPGMIYQIRIKADGSASVPYVSSGCQTLYGVPAEDFLSGKCSLRDFEHPDDGAEAFRAVVESAQNLTPFQHEWRIVTPNGNIKWVKAASQPERAEDGEMVWDGMLIDISDRKLGEAAVKQKSQELENALQELQQAQLQMIQHEKMSALGNLVAGVAHEMNNPLGFISTSLQQAKPILADITEHLKLYQKALPNPEVEILDHAEEIDLDYSLEDMPNMVDAMLIASERLKNISTSLRTFSRGDKDYKVPFNINEGIDSTILILKHRLKANEQRPEIIVVTEYEKLQPIECFPGQLNQVFMNILANAIDALDESSIGQTFEHFKLNPHKIRVRAISENNTLRISISDNGTGINENVKARIFDHLFTTKGVGKGTGLGLAIAQQIVEEIHGGKIEVNSALGKGTEFIIYIPINERLFIE, from the coding sequence ATGGCGACTATGAACTGTATCCCCATCATTCCAGGATATCAAATTAACTCTCAACTGTATGCTGGCTCTAGAACCAACGTGTATCGAGCGATCCGCCAATCAGACCAACTTCCAGTCGTTATTAAACTTCTGACCTTAGAGTATCCCAGTTTTAACGAATTATTACAATTTCGCCATCAGTATACAATCAGTAAAAATCTCAACATTGCTGGAATTATTCATCCCTTATCGCTAGAAACCTATGGCAATAGTTATATTTTGGTGATGGCAGATAACGGAGAAATTTCTTTAAGAGAATACATTAACAACTCAAGTTTATCCTTAGTAGAAGTTTTAAATATTGCTATTCAACTAGTACGTATTATCCATGACTTACACGAAAGTCGCATTATTCATAAAGATATTAAACCAGCAAATATTCTGATTCATCCCCAAACAAAACAAATTCGACTCATTGACTTTAGTATTGCTTCATTACTACCTAAAGAAACCCAAGAAATTAAAAGTCCAAATGTTTTAGAAGGAACTCTCAGCTATATTTCCCCAGAACAAACAGGCAGAATGAACCGTGGCATTGACTACCGCAGTGATTATTATTCTCTGGGTGTAACATTGTATGAAATATTCACGGGAAAGTTACCATTTAATTGTGATGACCCGATGGAATTGGTGCATTGTCATCTGGCAAAAATGCCATCGCAGCTAGAAGGTAGAAGTAAAGAAATACCAAAAGTCTTATGGAATATTGTCATGAAATTAATGGCGAAAAACGCCGAAGATAGATATCAAAATGCCTTGGGATTAAAGCATGATTTAGAACTTTGTTTAACCCAAATCCAAAATACAGGAGAAATTAGAGATTTTGAAATCGGTCAGTGGGATGTATGCGCTGGCTTCCTCATCCCGGAAAAGTTATATGGCAGAGAAGCAGAAGTAGCTAGCTTATTACAAGCATTTGAGCGCGTCGCCAATGGCACATCGGAAATGATGCTGGTGGCAGGATTTTCGGGAATTGGGAAAACTGCTGTCGTGAATGAAGTCCACAAACCAATTACCCGTCAGCAGGGTTATTTCATTAAAGGTAAGTTTGACCAATTCAATCGTAATATTCCCTTATCCGCATTTGTGCAAGCTTTACGCGACTTAATGGCACAATTGTTGTCAGAATCAGACGCACAATTGGTACAGTGGCGCAATCAAATTCTTCAAGTTATTGGAGACAATGGGCAAGTTTTGATTGAAGTAATTCCAGAATTAGAACAGGTAATTGGTAAACAACCACCTGCACCAGAACTATCAGGAACGGCGGTACAAAATCTGTTTAATTTACTCTTTCAAAAGTTTATTGCTGTCTTCACCACAAGGGAACATCCATTAGTGATGTTTCTGGATGATTTACAGTGGGCAGATTTGGCTTCTCTACAGTTAATTAAACTGCTGACGGAGAATCAAAAATATCTGCTTTTGTTAGGTGCTTATCGAGATAATGAAGTGTCAGCCGTACATCCATTTATGTTGAAGATAGAGGAACTTAAGAAAACTGGTAAGACTATTAATACTATTACTCTTGCCCCTCTTGACTTGAGTGATACCAATCAGCTAGTTTCTGATACTTTACATTGTACGACACAGATATCACGTCCCCTAACAGAATTAATTAATCGTAAAACTAAAGGCAATCCTTTTTTTATCACACAGTTTCTCAAAGCTTTATACGAAGATAAACAAATTAAATTTAATCACGAGCAAGGTTACTGGGAATGCGATTTTGCTCAAGTCAATGCGCTATCTGTGACTGATGATGTGGTGGAATTTATGGCTACTCAGTTACAGAAATTGCCTCAGCAAACGCAAAATATCTTGAAGTTAGCTGCTTGTATTGGTAATTATTTTGATCTTACTACTTTGGCAATTGTTTCACAACAGTCGCCACAGAAAGTGGCAGATGCTTTATGGAAGGCTTTACAGGAAGGATTAATTTTACCGCAAAGTCAAGTTTATAAGTTCTATCTCAGCCATGAGCAAGAAGCTAATACTAACAATATCGAAAAAGTTGTTTATCGCTTTCTGCATGATCGCGTCCAACAAGCTGCTTATTGTTTAATTCCCGAAGACCAAAAACAAGCTACTCATTTGGCGATCGGTCAATTATTGCACGCTAACACCCCTGCAACTCAACTAGACAATATCTTTGAAATTGTCAATCACTTGAATATAGGCATTGATTTGATAACTCAGCTTGACAAAAAACTGGAGTTAGCACAACTGAATTTGCTGGCGGGGCGCAAAGCCAAAGCAGCGATCGCCTATAATGCTGCTGTCAAATATTGTACCCAAGGTATTGACTTACTGCCCTTTGATGCCTGGACAGAACATTACAGATTAACCCTGAATCTGCATAATGAGCGTTTAGAAGCTGCCTGCCTCAATAGAGACTTTGAGAAGCTGGCAGGATGGGGTAATGTTGTGTTGCAATCTGCTAGCTCTTTGCTTGATACTATCAAAGTCTATGAAACCCGAATGACGGCATTCCGGTCTCAAGGTCAATTTGCCAAAGTAATTGAGACTGGATTGCAAGTGTTGAAATTACTCGGTGTGGAATTTCCCGAACAGCCAATGATGGCAGATATTAGCGCAGCAGTCCAACAGACAAGGCAACTATGGATGGGGCGCGCACCCCTAAGTTTGCTGGATTTGCCTGCGATGAGCGATCCGCATCAACTTGCAGCCATGCAAATAATGACTACACTAGTCTCCTCTGCGTACATTGCTAAACCGACACTGTTACCACTACTCACATCCAAGCAAGTGGAGATGGCTATCCAGTTTGGCAATTCATCTATTGCCATTTTTTCCTATGCAGACTACGGAGTAACTCTTTGTGGTTTGATTGGAGATATTGACGCTGGGTATGAGTTTGGACGACTTTCATTAAAGTTACTAGAACAACACCAGATTAACGCTTTTAAAAGCAGAGCTTACTTTATTGTCAACAGCTTTATTCGGCACTGGAAAGAACCATTAAATCACAGTATCCCATATTTACTAGAAGCTTATCAGAGCGGCTTAGAAACCGGAGATTGGGTATGCGTAGCGTTGAACTTAGTATCATATAGCCAGTGTAGCTATTGGAGTGGTCGAGAATTAAATGATTTGGCACAGGAAATGGAAATTCATCAGCAAGTTATCAGCCAGGTCAAACAAGAAGCAACGATAAAATATTATGAATGCTACCAGCAAGCGATTCTAAATTTATTAGGAGAAGCGGAAGTTCCCTATTGTTTACAGGGGAAAGTCTTCAATGCCGCCCAAATCTTACCCAGCTTCCAAGCTGCCAGTAATCGCACAGGGTTATTCTATCTTCATCTCAATCAAGCTGTTCTCTGTTGTTTGTTCGGAGAATACCAAGCAGCCTCAGAACAAGCAGCCTTAGCAGAACAGTATAGTAATGCTGTAACTGGCTATTTCGTTGTAGTTGTCCGAGTTTTTTATGATGCTTTAATTCATCTAGCACGCTACACCGATGTTAATGCCCAAGAACAATCAGCCATTTTAGAGCGAATCAATACCCATCAAGAAAAACTACAAATTTGGGCTACTCATGCTCCATTCAATCATCAACATCGTTGGCAACTTGTAGCAGCAGAACGCTATCGAGTGCTTGGTCAATTTACTGAGGCGATGGAACATTACGATTTAGCTATTGCCCAAGCCAAAACACATGGTTATCTGCAAGATGAAGCACTCAGTAATGAACTGGCCGCTAAATTTTATCTAAGTTGGGGCAAACAGAAGGTGGCAGCAGGCTATATGCAGGAGGCGTACTACTGCTACGCTCGTTGGGGCGCAAAAGCCAAAACCGAGGATTTGGAAAACCGCTATCCCGATTTACTACGCGTTATTCTCCAGCAGAGAGTACAATCACTGCAAATGCTAGAAACGATATCGAGCAGCGTTAGTCGCCCGCTCTCGGTTCATAATTCCACTCATTTGGGTCGTTCTTCTAGCACTGACATTAGTAGCTTTGATTTTGCTGCTATCCTCAAAGCCTCTCAAGCCATTTCCGGCACGATTCAACTAGACGAACTACTGCACAGATTAACACAAATTATTCTGCAACATTCTGGGGGCGAACGTTGTGCTTTAATCCTACCTAATACTCAAGGAAAATGGTTGGTAAGAGCCATTGCTACACCGGAAAATACAGAACTTTGTGCCGAACCTTTAGAGGGCAACCCTAACTTACCAATTAAGTTGATTCAGTACGTCAAAAACACCGAAGAAATTGTGATGATTGACGAACTCAAAACCAATTTACCTGTAATTGATGAGTATTTAATTCAACGACAACCAAAGAGTTTGTTGTGCTTGCCAATTCTCAATCAAGGACGCTTAATTGGAATTTTGTATTTAAAGAATCGTTCTACTAGTAGTGTATTTACAAGCGATCGCATCCTGATTCTCAACTTTCTTTGTACCCAAGCCGCCATTTCTCTAGAAAACGCCCGTCTTTATGAAGATGCACAAATTTATACTCAAAAGTTAGAACAATCTCTAGAACAATTACGGCTCAGTGAAGCCCGCTTTCAGAAACTAGCAGATAATGTTCCTGGTATGATTTATCAGATCCGAATTAAAGCCGATGGTTCAGCTTCAGTACCCTACGTCAGTTCTGGGTGTCAAACTCTTTACGGAGTCCCAGCAGAAGATTTCCTGTCAGGGAAATGTAGCCTACGTGATTTTGAACATCCCGATGATGGAGCAGAGGCCTTTCGCGCAGTCGTTGAGTCAGCACAAAATCTTACCCCATTTCAGCATGAGTGGCGCATTGTTACACCCAATGGGAATATCAAGTGGGTAAAAGCTGCTTCTCAGCCAGAACGCGCCGAGGATGGTGAAATGGTATGGGATGGAATGCTAATTGATATTAGCGATCGCAAACTTGGTGAAGCTGCTGTTAAGCAAAAATCTCAAGAACTGGAAAATGCTCTGCAAGAACTGCAACAAGCCCAACTGCAAATGATACAACATGAAAAAATGTCTGCACTAGGTAACTTAGTTGCTGGAGTAGCTCACGAAATGAACAATCCCCTCGGCTTTATTTCTACTAGTCTTCAACAAGCTAAACCTATCTTGGCTGATATCACTGAACACCTAAAATTATATCAAAAAGCTCTACCTAATCCGGAAGTAGAAATTCTCGACCATGCTGAAGAAATTGACTTAGACTATAGCTTAGAAGATATGCCAAACATGGTTGACGCAATGCTTATCGCTTCTGAGCGATTAAAAAATATCAGCACCAGCTTAAGAACTTTCTCCCGGGGCGATAAAGATTATAAAGTGCCATTTAACATCAATGAAGGCATTGACAGTACAATTTTAATTCTCAAACATCGCCTGAAAGCGAATGAGCAACGTCCAGAAATTATAGTTGTAACTGAATACGAAAAATTACAGCCAATCGAGTGTTTTCCAGGACAATTAAATCAAGTATTTATGAATATTTTAGCTAATGCTATTGATGCTTTAGATGAGTCAAGTATAGGTCAGACCTTTGAGCATTTTAAGCTAAATCCACATAAAATTAGAGTGAGAGCTATTAGTGAAAATAATACCTTAAGAATATCAATTTCTGATAATGGTACAGGAATAAACGAAAATGTAAAAGCACGCATATTTGACCATTTATTTACTACGAAAGGAGTGGGAAAAGGCACAGGATTAGGACTAGCGATCGCACAGCAAATTGTGGAAGAAATACATGGGGGTAAAATTGAAGTTAATTCTGCTTTAGGAAAAGGAACAGAATTTATAATTTATATTCCCATTAATGAAAGGCTATTTATAGAGTAA